The following nucleotide sequence is from ANME-2 cluster archaeon.
GATTTTACCCAGGCCTTTCTCGATCTTCTGGACACAGGACCCACAGGTCATACCTGTGACGCCTATGGTGGTATTCTCAGTCCTGTCAGGAGGGGATAATTCGGTCTTGTGTGGTGGAGATTGTGCGGTTTTGGGTCGTGGTGCCTCATCTTTTGCTTCAGTCGTAACACGTTCCCTGGCTATGCCTTCGGTCATAAGCTTCATACCATCAAGAGTGGGAACCGGACAGGTTTCTTCTTCTTCTACCACCTGGTATCCGGTGTCGCGCACCGCCTGTTTTATCTGTTCAATATCTATCATGGAGGAATCGTAGGAAACTACGACCTGGCCAGTTTCAAGGTCAACCTTTACCATAGTGATACCGTCAAGGGCCGCAATGGCATCATGGACCAGCATCTGGCAGTGCTGGCAGGTCATCCCCTCGACCTTAATTCTCACATATTCCACTTAAAAACCTCCAGGGCTCTTGATAAAAATTATACTTTGTAACCGCTCTTTACTATGACCCCTTTCAGATCCCTAATATCAATCTTCCCAGAATCGTAATAAACTTTTGCTTATCCCGGCTCAAGGGTAACCTCCACATCCATGACATCTTCTCCAAAATAAACGTTTCAATCTATTGAAGAAACAGGAACCAATTACTCATAATAGAGCATCCATTTTAAAAGGTATGGCAAAATGCAAAATTAATATAGACACAGATTACACTGATTTTCACAACAACTATTAATCTGTGTAACCAGTGTAATCTGTGTCTCTAAATTCCGAGCAATATGATCAATTACCATTTAATTTGAAAGGGATACACAATATACAAGAATCTCAGATTGCCTGAGAACTAAGATACAAAAGTCTTTTAGTCATCCGGTTATCCACTGCTTGATCTGCTTGACATCAGGTATTTTACCAGCGACCTTCACCTCGCCGTCTATCACAATCCCAGGTGTCATCATCACACCGTAATCCAGTATCCGGTTGATGTCCTCGACCTTATCCACCTGGATGTCAAGACCCAACTCATCCACAGCCCGCTTAACATTATCAGTGACCTTTTTGCATTTTGCACAGCCAGTTCCTAATATTTCGATCTTCAAACTTATCCCTCTTTAAAATCTTTCAATTATGATTGCTTCAATATTTATTGAAACCATAATACTTAAGTATAATCATTTCAATATGATTTGAAATACTATGTTGGATACATTATTATCTGCCGGAATTGATGCCCTTCGTGAGTACTTAGCCCTTCATGTGCTCCTGTGCCTGATACCGGCCTTCTTTCTGGCAGGTGCCATTGCTTCCCTCTTTTCAAAAGAGTCGGTGCTCAAATACTTTGGCGCTGATTCGCCAAAATATATTACCTACCCGGTCGCTGCCATCAGCGGCGTAATGCTGGCAGTCTGCAGTTGCACAGTACTGCCGCTGTTTGCAGGCATCTACAAACGTGGGGCTGGCATAGGGCCGGCCACTACCTTCCTCTACTCGGCTCCCGCCATCAACCTGCTTGCCATCGTGTACACGGCAAAAATACTGGGTTTTGATATAGGAGTGGCAAGGGCCGTAGCTGCCATTGGGTTATCTGTTGTTATCGGGCTTACCATGTCAGTTGTTTTCCAGAATCACAATAAAATGCCAGGCTTTAAAACTAACGGTGATGACAGAAATATAAGAACCACCATTATTTTCATATTGCTGCTGGCAATCCTGGTCTTTGCGGGAATAGCGGCAACGATGTTAGAAAAAGCGGCAGTTATACTGCTCGTCCTGATAACCATTGCACTGTCATGGCTCTGGTACACACGTGAAGAATTAAAAAACTGGATGCAAGAGACCTGGTTCCTGGTAAAACAGATTACGCCCCTGCTGTTTGCGGGAGTGTTCCTGGCAGGTGTCATAGTAGCCGTGCTGCCAGGTGAATTTGTCGCAACCCTGGTGGGAGGAAATAGTATTTCAGCAAACCTGATATCTTCGGTCTCGGGGTCATTAATGTATTTCTCCACACTTACTGAGGTGCCCATAATCAGTGCATTGACAAAATTGGGTATGGGCAAGGGACCTGCACTGACCATGCTGCTGGCCGGGCCGGCTCTCAGCCTGCCCAATATGATCGTAATATCCAGGATAATGGGCACAAAAAGAACAGGTCTTTACATTGCCCTGGTGATATTTGCAGCCCTTGTATCAGGGATCATTTTTGGAAATATGGTTGCGTGATAGAGGTGAGATAAATGGAAACCATACAATGTTACTGCAAATCCGGCAACGTGGGTATATTTCCCTGTGTCGGTGCAGCAAATGTGGGACAATTGAGAATAATCCTATATCGGGACCATCAATCAGATTGTTAAGCAAGCTTTTTTCAGCTACCGCCTTGTTTACCAATCCACTCACATATCTCACTATTTTCAGGCACCTTCCCTTCACACATCACCTTACCGTCAACCACCACAGCAGGAGTAACAGCCACCCCGTAGGTCATTATGCTCTCAATATCTGTTACAGGTATGACCCGAAACTCTGTCCCCAGCACAGCTTGCACTACCGCATTCAGCGTATCATTGTACTGCTTTCCCCCTATACCCAGCACTTCGACCTTGTGCTTGAGACCTTTCCGGCAGTCAAAACATACTACTTCATCCCCTTCACAGTTTGTGGTAAAGGTCTTGTGGCACACCGGACATGTGACCTCGTGCAGGCTGCTTTTCTTTTTCTTCAGGGCATAGTCCACGAGGGCAGCATTAAAACAACTGCACCCTTCCTTTTTATCCATAAGTTCATACCTCGATCTCAATGGCCCTGCTTGGGCAGGTTACCTTACACAGCATACAGAGTTTGCATTCATCCGGCTTGGTCGCAATACATACTCCATCATGTATTTCCAGGCTCCGGCTCTTGCACACTTTTACACAATCGCCGCAGCCGTTACATTTTGCTTCATCGATTATCAATTTAACCATGACTTCTCCATATATTTCAATTAAATAAATTCCTGGACTTAAGACATATCTTTACAAGTGCCAGCATTACCGGTACTTCAATCAGGACTCCAACTACTGTTGCCAATGCAGCACCCGAGTTAAGACCAAAATGCATGATGGATACAGCAATTGCCACTTCAAAATGATTACTCGCACTTATCAGTGCGGTAGGCGCTGCATCTTCATATGACAGACCAATTAATCCGGATATGCCGTAACCAAGGATAAAGATGAAAAACACCTGGATCAACAGCGGTACAGCTATCATCAATATGACTAAAGGTTCCTTAATGATCACGTCACCCTGAAGACTAAACAGAGTGATCAGGGTTATCAGCAATGCTAAAATAGCAATATTGTGCATCACAGGGGAAAATGTATTCCCAAACCAATCGGCACCTTTTCTCATAAGCAGCTCTTTTCTGGAAAAGTAGCCTGCCACCAACGGCACACCTACATATAATCCCACTGACAGAGCTATGGTCTGCCAGGGCACTAAGATTTCACCGACCCCCAATAACCATCGTGCCATGGGTGCATATAATATTAACATGACCAGACTGTTGATGGCAACCATGACCAGTGTATGACCCTGATTACCTTTTACCAGATAACCCCACACGAGCACCATAGCCGTACAAGGAGCAATGCCCAATAATACCATTCCGGCAAAGTATTGCGAGGGCAGGTCCATATCTCCCATCAACGTAGGTGTAACAGTATCTGGTAAGAATGGAGTGAATATTACTTTCATAAAGACCCAGGCAAAAAAAAGCATTGTAAAGGGCTTTATCCCCCAGTTTACGAATAATGTTGTTAAAACAGGTTTGGGTGTCTTACCAGCTTTAATGACTTGTTTAAAATCAATTTGCACCATGATAGGAAAAATCATAAAGAACAGCAGAACTGCAATGGGCAGGGATACACTGTATACTTGCATTGAATTGATAGAAGTTGCCACTGCTGGAAATGTCTTGCCTAATAAAAGACCTGCAATGATACAGACAATTATCCACATTGTGAGATATTTCTCAAAGAATCCTAATTTCTTCTTGTCTGACATTTTTTTGCACCAAATATCGGGTTATGTGGCATTTCAATGATTATTGAAATGATCACGTATATATTTTTCTGAAAACGACCGGGACACACTTATCAGCAGTAATGATGGGAGAGCAATATTTATACTATAACATGTCTAAATATATTTACATATATGTTGAGGATTACTATGTTAAGAACAATAATTTTAATCCTGGCTTTGATAGTAATTATGCAGCCTGTTACAGCCTCGGATCTACTTATCTATATCAGACCTGGAACCCTGGAGAACCAAACCGGGGGTTTTGTCCTGATGTATCCATTTGAAAATATAGTAGAACAAGGTCAGACTGTTACATTTAAGAACGAGGATCTGCACAGAAGACCATTTACCCTGGTCAGTGAAGAAAACCTGTTTCCTCCAAACATCCTGACATTCAGAAGAAGTTTATCCGTACAATTTGATGACCTTGGAACTTATAATTTCTATCTGGAAGAAAAACCGACAGTTACAGTTCAGTTAACAGTTGTAGATTACGATTCCGACAATGAGCCTCAGGCAAACCAGTCCCCTTCCCATGAACAGGAAGTTGTAGAGGAAAATAATCCATGGGCAGCCATGAAAGATATACCTGGTTTTTGCACAATTGCTACATTAATGATGCTTATTCTCGCTATCATGATAGTAAGAAAAAAAGAATAGACTGAATTATTGAAAGCCTGAGACGAAAAATAATTATTAAATGAGAGAAGGGCTGAATAATTACAAATTATGATGTATGAAATTACTCAGTGGTGATGTGTATGCTGAAGAAAACCATTACTGTACTGATACTCCTTGCAATCATCCAGCCTGTCTGGGCCATTGACCCTGTCATCACGATAAATGTACCTGTAGCAGAGGAACCCACAGAAGGGTTCTCTGTGTATCCTGAAGGAACCACCTTCCAGCAGGGCCAGAACATCTCCTTTTTCAATAATGACAGGAACCGACGCTGGTTCACATTGATATGTGACAAGAACATTTTCGTGAATGAGACCACCGGTGAAGCTACAAATGAATCATACATGTCCTTCAGGCAGCGCACCCGACTGCAGCTTGATGAGCCCGGGGTTTACAATTTCCATCTGCTTGAAAAACCCACTGTCACCATCCGGATAGCAGTGATAGGTGATGATTCCGCTGAGATAATAGATACCCAGGATATACCAAAGGATATGCCTGAAACTGGAAGTAATGATTTTTTCAAAAGCCTGGGTGAACTGCCAGGCCCTGGAATATTGACTGCCTTTATGGTGCTTATCCTTGCTTTTCTGACACATAGAACCAAGGAATAAGTCATCACAAAGATACAATTATGTAGATGGCCATCTATCTACACCCCCTTAAATACCAGGACGCTGATGAACCATGTTCTTACAATTTAAATCACAGGTTACCCAAGCCTTGACCTCTGCCCTTGAATCAAACGGTCTGGAAGTAACATACCTGAGCCTTGAGGAGTCGGTCCATGCAGATATTGCCTCATCGGTAGCGTTCAGGCTGGCTCCGGTATGCAGGAAAAGCCCGGCTGATATAGCCTCAATGCTGGCTGCATCCATCAATGTACCTGAAAACGGACTTATCGACAGAGTTGAAACAAAGGGGCCGTATCTCAATTTCTTTATCAACCAGACCTTCCTGGACCGGACCGTGTCTGCCATACGAGCACAGGGACACGATTACGGGAGCCAGACCGGGCGCGGAAAAGTCATTCTGGAGCACACCTCTGCCAACCCCAACGGCCCCCTGCATGTGGGACATATCCGCAATT
It contains:
- a CDS encoding thioredoxin family protein — encoded protein: MKIEILGTGCAKCKKVTDNVKRAVDELGLDIQVDKVEDINRILDYGVMMTPGIVIDGEVKVAGKIPDVKQIKQWITG
- a CDS encoding permease; this encodes MLDTLLSAGIDALREYLALHVLLCLIPAFFLAGAIASLFSKESVLKYFGADSPKYITYPVAAISGVMLAVCSCTVLPLFAGIYKRGAGIGPATTFLYSAPAINLLAIVYTAKILGFDIGVARAVAAIGLSVVIGLTMSVVFQNHNKMPGFKTNGDDRNIRTTIIFILLLAILVFAGIAATMLEKAAVILLVLITIALSWLWYTREELKNWMQETWFLVKQITPLLFAGVFLAGVIVAVLPGEFVATLVGGNSISANLISSVSGSLMYFSTLTEVPIISALTKLGMGKGPALTMLLAGPALSLPNMIVISRIMGTKRTGLYIALVIFAALVSGIIFGNMVA
- a CDS encoding thioredoxin family protein is translated as MDKKEGCSCFNAALVDYALKKKKSSLHEVTCPVCHKTFTTNCEGDEVVCFDCRKGLKHKVEVLGIGGKQYNDTLNAVVQAVLGTEFRVIPVTDIESIMTYGVAVTPAVVVDGKVMCEGKVPENSEICEWIGKQGGS
- a CDS encoding 4Fe-4S binding protein; translation: MVKLIIDEAKCNGCGDCVKVCKSRSLEIHDGVCIATKPDECKLCMLCKVTCPSRAIEIEV
- the arsB gene encoding ACR3 family arsenite efflux transporter, whose protein sequence is MSDKKKLGFFEKYLTMWIIVCIIAGLLLGKTFPAVATSINSMQVYSVSLPIAVLLFFMIFPIMVQIDFKQVIKAGKTPKPVLTTLFVNWGIKPFTMLFFAWVFMKVIFTPFLPDTVTPTLMGDMDLPSQYFAGMVLLGIAPCTAMVLVWGYLVKGNQGHTLVMVAINSLVMLILYAPMARWLLGVGEILVPWQTIALSVGLYVGVPLVAGYFSRKELLMRKGADWFGNTFSPVMHNIAILALLITLITLFSLQGDVIIKEPLVILMIAVPLLIQVFFIFILGYGISGLIGLSYEDAAPTALISASNHFEVAIAVSIMHFGLNSGAALATVVGVLIEVPVMLALVKICLKSRNLFN